A genome region from Deltaproteobacteria bacterium HGW-Deltaproteobacteria-2 includes the following:
- the tatB gene encoding twin-arginine translocase subunit TatB: protein MFGIGMQELIIIAIIALIIVGPKKLPDLAKSLGKGFSEFKKATEGVTEDLKDALKEDEKPKNDDGWKDSLLMKKPDVEETKADSSDNISLKQ, encoded by the coding sequence ATGTTTGGCATAGGAATGCAGGAACTTATAATAATTGCAATAATTGCTTTAATTATTGTGGGGCCCAAAAAACTGCCTGATCTTGCCAAAAGTCTGGGTAAAGGCTTTAGCGAATTTAAAAAAGCAACAGAAGGCGTCACTGAGGATCTAAAAGATGCCTTAAAGGAAGATGAAAAACCGAAGAACGACGATGGTTGGAAAGATTCTCTTTTAATGAAAAAGCCCGATGTGGAAGAAACAAAAGCCGATTCGTCTGATAACATTTCCTTAAAACAATAA
- a CDS encoding histone deacetylase gives MLENPLMDWKFTHIEPREATHKEIEMIHSPSYVQFIASTAGQRSVYLDPDTATSPETYEIAKLAVGGVCNAIDSVIKGEVDNAFAFVRPPGHHAEKDTAAGFCVFNNIAIGAMHAISKYGMKKILIVDWDLHHGNGTQHSFYKDPRVLYFSTHQYPYYPGTGSLQEFGQGEGEGYTVNVPLREGAGDVAFVKIYRNVLQPLALEFKPELILLSAGFDTHFQDPLGGMRVTPEGFAAMARILLNIAETCCQGRFVAVLEGGYHVVGLTRSVKAVLEEMLDETHVSEERLSHLEKDADEETEQLINKVISRIRPYWKVF, from the coding sequence ATGCTGGAAAATCCTTTGATGGATTGGAAATTCACTCACATAGAACCGCGTGAGGCCACCCACAAAGAGATTGAAATGATCCATTCGCCTTCTTATGTACAATTTATTGCCAGTACTGCGGGACAACGCAGTGTATATCTCGATCCCGACACGGCCACTTCACCCGAAACTTATGAAATTGCGAAGCTGGCAGTTGGCGGAGTTTGCAATGCCATCGATAGCGTCATTAAGGGTGAAGTAGATAACGCTTTTGCTTTTGTACGTCCACCGGGGCATCATGCGGAAAAAGATACCGCCGCCGGCTTTTGCGTATTCAACAATATTGCCATCGGGGCAATGCATGCTATATCGAAATACGGCATGAAAAAAATATTGATTGTGGACTGGGATTTGCACCATGGAAATGGCACCCAGCATAGCTTTTACAAAGATCCGCGGGTTTTATACTTTTCCACTCACCAATATCCTTATTATCCGGGGACGGGAAGTTTGCAGGAATTTGGCCAGGGAGAGGGAGAAGGTTACACTGTCAACGTCCCTTTACGGGAAGGCGCAGGTGATGTCGCCTTCGTAAAAATATACCGCAATGTCTTACAGCCGCTGGCGTTGGAATTCAAACCGGAACTGATTTTGTTGTCCGCCGGTTTCGATACCCACTTTCAAGACCCGCTGGGCGGAATGCGCGTAACACCGGAAGGATTCGCAGCCATGGCGCGCATATTACTCAATATTGCCGAAACATGTTGCCAGGGACGCTTTGTAGCCGTGCTGGAAGGCGGTTATCACGTCGTTGGATTAACCAGATCGGTAAAGGCTGTCCTGGAAGAGATGCTTGATGAAACACATGTTTCAGAAGAGAGGCTCTCTCATCTTGAAAAAGATGCCGATGAAGAAACCGAACAATTAATTAATAAAGTCATTTCCAGAATTCGTCCCTACTGGAAAGTGTTCTAA
- the gatC gene encoding Asp-tRNA(Asn)/Glu-tRNA(Gln) amidotransferase subunit GatC (allows the formation of correctly charged Asn-tRNA(Asn) or Gln-tRNA(Gln) through the transamidation of misacylated Asp-tRNA(Asn) or Glu-tRNA(Gln) in organisms which lack either or both of asparaginyl-tRNA or glutaminyl-tRNA synthetases; reaction takes place in the presence of glutamine and ATP through an activated phospho-Asp-tRNA(Asn) or phospho-Glu-tRNA; some Mycoplasma proteins contain an N-terminal fusion to an unknown domain) produces MKISSREVEYVAHLARLEVTEKETEKFTAQLNDILLYIDKLNELDTKGVAPMSHAIAVTNAFREDKILDSIGTENSLTNAPDARGEFFRVPKVID; encoded by the coding sequence TTGAAAATAAGTTCCCGGGAAGTTGAATATGTGGCACATCTGGCACGCCTGGAAGTAACGGAAAAGGAAACTGAAAAATTTACCGCCCAGCTCAATGATATTCTACTCTATATAGATAAGCTAAATGAATTGGATACGAAAGGCGTGGCACCAATGAGCCATGCTATTGCTGTAACTAACGCTTTTCGCGAAGATAAAATATTGGATTCTATCGGCACAGAAAATTCATTGACCAACGCGCCGGATGCGCGGGGTGAATTCTTCCGGGTACCCAAAGTCATCGACTAA